The sequence CACCCCGAACGTGCTCGATGTGCTGGTGAAAAATTTCAACATCATGCCGATCAGCACGGCGGATGAAGACCTGAAGGCGATTCTGGGGTAGGACGAAGTGGAAGGCGCCCGCACGGCAAACCGTGCGGGCGCTGATCCCGGGAATGGAAAATCATGATCTTGGCGGGCGGTTGAAAAACGGCCGGATTGACGACGGGGCTCTACGGGGAATTCATCTCCGGATGGCGACAAGGCCGGCGAAATCCCGTGGAATGAGGCGCACACATCCGTGCGCCGCCCGGGTCCGGGCTGAGCGCAACAACATCAGAGGCACGGTTTTCGACCGCCTGCGCACAACGGATTTCAGCACGATGATGGCCGCACGCGCTGCGCCGCGTTTCAGGGGCGTTGCACGGACGGTGGGTTTTCTAAAGAGAGGAGCGAACAATGAAATGTCCCGGACAGGATAGCCGCTACTGGAAACCGGGGGCCATCTTCGAGGCCAAGTGCCCGGAGTGTGGCAACACGGTCGAGTTCTTCAAGGATGACACGACCCGTCTTTGCAAGGCGTGCGGGCACCGGATGCTCAACCCGAACATGGACTTCGGGTGCGCGGCCTATTGCCGCTACGCCGAGCAGTGCATCGGAAATCTGCCCCCAGAGCTGCTGGCCCAGAAGGAGAACCTCCTCAAAGACCGGGTGGCTATCGAGATGAAGCGCTATTTTAAACGGGACTTCAAGCGCATCGGGCATGCCGGCCGGGTGGCGAGGTACGCGGAGCGGATCGGGAAGGAGGAGGCGGGAAACCTGGCCGTCATCCTCTCGGCCGCCTACCTCCACGACGTCGGCATCACGGTCTCGGAGGAAAAGCACCCCGGTGAGAGCGCCCGAGACCACGAAGAGGAGGGGGTGCCGGTCGCGCGCGGGATCCTCGAAGGGCTGGGGGCGCGGGAGGAGCTGATCGAAGAGGTCTGCGACATCATTGCGCACCACCATCACCCGCGGGCGGAAGAAGACATCGAATTCAAATGTGTTTACGACGCCGATCTGATCGCCAACCTCGAGGAGAAGCACAAGGAGGAGCCGTTGACGGAGGCGGAACTGGAGCGGACGATCGCCGATCGTTTCTACACCGGGAGCGGCAAGGCCCTTGCGCGTGAGGTGTTGATGGGAGGACAGGCATGAAAGTGATGCGGAAGATCATCGAGATCGACGAAGAGAAGTGCGACGGCTGCGGGCAGTGCGTGCCCGCCTGCGCCGAGGGGGCCATCACCGTTCAGGACGGAAAGGCCCGCCTGGTGGCCGAACGCTACTGCGATGGGCTGGGGGCCTGCCTGGGGGAATGCCCGCGGGATGCCATCCGGATCGTCGAGCGGGAGGCCGAGGACTTTGACGAGGAGGCGGTCGAGGCGTATCTGGAGGAGCAGGAGAAGCACCAGCCGGCGGCCGCGGCCTGCTGCCCGTCGCAGCAGGTCGCCGTCTTCGAGCCCGGGGCCCGGTTCCCCTCGGCCGAGGCGTCGGGCGGCGATTCGGCCCTTTCCCACTGGCCGGTCCAGATTCATCTGGTGCCGCCTACGGCGCCTTTCCTGAAAGGCGCGGACCTCCTCGTGACGGCGGACTGCGTGCCGGTCGCCTACGGGGCGTTCCACCGGGATTTCGTCCAGGGAAAGGTCGTCCTGATGGGGTGTCCGAAATTCGACGACGTCCCGGCCTACCTGCAGAAATTCACCGACATCTTCAAGCAGGCGGGCATCCGTTCGGTCACCATCCTGAGCATGGAGGTTCCGTGCTGTTCGGCGCTGCCGGGCATTGTCAAGAAGGCCATGGCGGCGGCCGGGAAAAACATCCCCGTCGAAGAGGTCCTCATCGGCCGCCGGGGCGCGATTCTGGATCGCGTCCAGAGCGCCGCCTGAGCTCGGGTGGCCCCGATTGCGGGGAATCGCAGGGCCTGCCGGCCCGGGCCATTTTCCAGGGCCGTGCGTGATACGGATGCCTATCAACCGAAAGGAGGATTCCGGCATGAAAAAGATCGACCTCTATGAGGAAAATACATTCAACGACCTTCACATGAAGCGTTTCCTGGTGCACGATTCGCCCTATTTCAAGATCATCAACTTCAACTTCAAGGCCGGGCAGGAACTGCCCATCCACTCCCACGACATCGAAGGGCAGCTGAGCCTGGTCGTGCTGGAGGGGACCGGGGAGTTTCTGGCCAAGGACGGCACCCTGCCCGCCAAGGCCGGGGACGTCTTGATTTCGGACATCAGTGAACCGCACGGGATCCGGGCGAAGAGCGACATGCGCGTCCTCGTCACCATCGCGCCGCCGATCTGATTCTCCATCCGGTGAGGGTCTTTTTGGCCGATCCCGGTGTCGATTTACATGTATACTGTGGTGGCGGCCCGCAGGCGGCGCGGCGGCTGGACCGTCTTGGCCTGGCCGGCGGTTTTCACGAAAACACCGAACGGAAAGGAGTCTGTCATGGGAAAACGGGTTGTAATCGAAGAAGAGGAATGCATCGGCTGCGGCTCCTGCGAGGAGCTTTGCCCTGAGGTTTTCAAACTGAACCCGGATACGGAAAAGGCCGAGGTGATCAAGCCCGAAGGCGGGCCGGAGGACGAGATCCAGGAGGCGATCGACACCTGCCCGGTCGAGTGCATCCACTGGGAGTGACGGAGAGGGAGAAAGGATATGCCCATCCCGGGAAATCTGCTGACGACGGCTATGGCCGTCATGCCGCACACGGACGTGGACCGGGCGCTCGAAACCGCGCTCTCGCTCGACATCCCCTTCTGGCCCCAGCTGCCGCTCTACAGCTACACCGAGGACATGTACGTGCAGGCCTCGGAGCACTTTCCGGGGATCGTGCTGGACATGGAGAAACGGACCCTCCGCTTCTCCATGGAGAAGTTCGTCGCCGAGTTCGAGGAGGCGATGAGCCACTTCGACGAGCCGGATTACTTCGATATCAGCAGGACCTATTCCGTCGTCTACCACCGGTTTCTGGAACTGGACCTCTCGGACCGGCCGGCCATCCGGGGGCAGCTCGAGGGGCCGATCAGCTTCGGCCTGAACGTCGTCGACCAGGACGACCGGCCGATCCTCTTCGACGACACGGTGCGGCCCTTCATGCTGGAGTTCATGGCCCGGCGCATCAACGTGCAGCTCGCCCGGCTGAAGGAGCGGAACCCGAACGCCTTCATGTTCGTCGACGAGCCGGGCCTGCAGTTTCTGTTCAACGCCATGGCCGGGTACGGCGACGTCGCGGCCCACGCCGATATGGAGGGGTTTTTCGCCATGGTGGACCGGCCGCGCGGGGTGCACCTGTGCGGCAATCCGGACTGGGATTTCCTGCTGAGCCTCGACCTCGACATCCTCTCGCTCGACGTCTACTCGAACGGCGAGGTGTTCGCCAACTACGCGCGGTCGATACGCAAGTTCCTCGACCGGGGGGCGACTCTCGTCTGGGGGATCGCCCCGACCAACTTCGAGCCGTTCGAACACGAGAACCTCCAGTCGCTCGAGGCCCGGCTCGACGAGATCTGGTCGGCGCTCGACAGGAAGG comes from Desulfatiglans anilini DSM 4660 and encodes:
- a CDS encoding HD domain-containing protein: MKCPGQDSRYWKPGAIFEAKCPECGNTVEFFKDDTTRLCKACGHRMLNPNMDFGCAAYCRYAEQCIGNLPPELLAQKENLLKDRVAIEMKRYFKRDFKRIGHAGRVARYAERIGKEEAGNLAVILSAAYLHDVGITVSEEKHPGESARDHEEEGVPVARGILEGLGAREELIEEVCDIIAHHHHPRAEEDIEFKCVYDADLIANLEEKHKEEPLTEAELERTIADRFYTGSGKALAREVLMGGQA
- a CDS encoding ATP-binding protein is translated as MKVMRKIIEIDEEKCDGCGQCVPACAEGAITVQDGKARLVAERYCDGLGACLGECPRDAIRIVEREAEDFDEEAVEAYLEEQEKHQPAAAACCPSQQVAVFEPGARFPSAEASGGDSALSHWPVQIHLVPPTAPFLKGADLLVTADCVPVAYGAFHRDFVQGKVVLMGCPKFDDVPAYLQKFTDIFKQAGIRSVTILSMEVPCCSALPGIVKKAMAAAGKNIPVEEVLIGRRGAILDRVQSAA
- a CDS encoding cupin domain-containing protein yields the protein MKKIDLYEENTFNDLHMKRFLVHDSPYFKIINFNFKAGQELPIHSHDIEGQLSLVVLEGTGEFLAKDGTLPAKAGDVLISDISEPHGIRAKSDMRVLVTIAPPI
- a CDS encoding ferredoxin, producing MGKRVVIEEEECIGCGSCEELCPEVFKLNPDTEKAEVIKPEGGPEDEIQEAIDTCPVECIHWE